One genomic region from Anabaena sp. PCC 7108 encodes:
- a CDS encoding type I polyketide synthase → MISSNQQQADIAIIGMSGLFAGSQNVDVFWHNILNKADYVQDAPDEWAVPYFDPSSTELSRIYTRKVGLLGGLAEFNPLEFGVPPTSIPGSEPDHFLALKLARDALQHAGYLDKPLGREKTGVILGRGATPNRGTLTGLQHGAILDQTIDLLQKLLPTLDQETLNEIRQELKASIPDLPPEAGPGLVSNIAVGRIANRLDLRGPSYMIDAACSSSLIAVELAMKELRSNRSDMMLVGGVQASMTPQIYMLFCKLNALSRTKIRPFDKEAAGTLLGEGCGFLVLKRLTDAERDRDQIYAVLKQVGLSSDGKALGLLAPRLEGEVLALERAYSEAGIDPTTVNLIEAHGTGIPVGDKTEIKTLTQIFGSRQGKLPQCGLGSVKSMIGHCIPASGIAGFIKLSLALHHKILPPTLCDEVNPDLGLEETPFYVNTQTRPWIHGNQESPRRAGISAFGFGGVNAHAILEEYTGPNTADKQFHSQWSHELFIFSGENKQDILTLGRQVQQYLQANPLPSLVGLAVTLASQQAGTYRLAIVAENATDLQKKLKQALEKIAKPDCERLQTRNGVYYATPTVNSKEGKTAFLFPGEGSQYVNMLADLCLYFPSVRSWFDISDATFTGLWETLPSQFVFPPPTCLTGEEKQMLSQGLYNIDVATETVFTADIALYHLLSQFGIKPDVMVGHSTGEYAALSASGTIQADNLDDQIKIKRNLNQIYKELEAANTVPRGVLLTVGALDPQVVENLLQKFEGKLFLAMDNCPNQKILFGAPEVITEVAQQVKAWGGIYQELPFDRAYHTPLFLEMGNVLERYYEDLPVGTAHTPLYSCASVAPFPTEANAIRELVAKQWSTRVRFCEMIERLYEEGIRTFIEVGPSNNLTSFVEDILRKREFLAIASNSQRKSGLEQLLLLLAQLFVKGTKLDWKPLYQYRTAEPVDLDASNVGTVKPKSSPVLDLLMPRMSLSSELIEKVRSKLDEPGLNQLQLPTENESNNMTLSSPALNSISLDNFSPVSETRVTTQRVAEEIVSPGSSFTSVAGRTTPLSPDVQLSVVDLHFELMQEFLANQSKVSEAFFSNYSDSTENEER, encoded by the coding sequence ATGATCAGTAGTAACCAACAGCAAGCTGACATTGCGATTATTGGGATGTCAGGTCTATTCGCTGGTTCTCAAAACGTCGATGTTTTCTGGCATAACATTCTTAACAAAGCAGATTATGTTCAGGATGCGCCAGACGAATGGGCTGTTCCATACTTCGATCCTAGTTCTACAGAACTCAGCCGTATTTATACCCGTAAAGTTGGATTGCTAGGTGGACTGGCTGAATTCAATCCGCTTGAATTTGGCGTACCACCAACCTCCATCCCAGGTAGTGAACCAGACCATTTTTTAGCTCTAAAGCTTGCTAGGGATGCTTTACAACACGCTGGTTATCTTGATAAACCTCTTGGTCGAGAAAAAACTGGGGTCATTCTTGGGAGGGGGGCTACTCCAAATCGTGGAACACTAACAGGTCTGCAGCATGGAGCGATTCTTGATCAAACTATAGATTTGTTACAAAAACTGCTGCCGACACTAGATCAAGAAACCCTCAATGAAATTCGTCAGGAGTTAAAAGCTAGCATACCAGACCTGCCTCCGGAAGCAGGACCGGGTTTGGTCTCTAATATTGCAGTTGGACGGATTGCTAATCGTCTTGATTTAAGAGGCCCCAGCTACATGATTGATGCTGCTTGCTCCTCTTCTTTAATTGCAGTAGAACTGGCAATGAAAGAATTGCGTAGTAATCGGTCTGACATGATGTTGGTCGGTGGAGTTCAAGCATCCATGACTCCCCAGATATATATGCTTTTCTGTAAGCTAAATGCTCTGTCTCGTACCAAAATTCGTCCTTTTGATAAAGAGGCGGCTGGAACGTTATTGGGAGAGGGATGCGGATTTTTAGTCCTGAAACGACTAACTGATGCCGAAAGAGATAGAGACCAAATCTATGCTGTTCTGAAACAAGTAGGGCTTTCTAGCGATGGTAAAGCATTAGGCTTATTAGCACCTCGTTTAGAAGGGGAAGTGTTAGCTTTAGAACGAGCTTATTCTGAGGCAGGCATTGATCCGACAACTGTTAACTTAATAGAAGCACATGGAACTGGAATTCCTGTCGGTGACAAAACAGAGATTAAAACTTTAACCCAAATCTTTGGCTCGCGCCAAGGAAAGCTTCCTCAATGCGGGCTAGGTTCAGTAAAATCTATGATTGGTCACTGTATTCCAGCTTCAGGGATTGCTGGCTTTATCAAACTATCATTGGCTCTTCACCATAAAATTCTGCCACCTACCCTTTGTGATGAAGTCAACCCAGATTTGGGACTAGAAGAAACACCCTTTTACGTCAATACCCAAACTCGTCCCTGGATTCATGGCAATCAAGAATCGCCTCGGAGAGCAGGTATTAGTGCCTTTGGCTTTGGTGGTGTCAATGCTCATGCGATTCTAGAGGAGTACACAGGTCCAAATACTGCTGATAAACAATTTCATTCACAATGGAGCCATGAGTTGTTTATCTTCTCTGGTGAAAATAAACAAGATATATTGACGCTGGGTCGGCAAGTACAGCAATATTTGCAAGCTAACCCTCTGCCTTCTCTAGTAGGTCTGGCTGTTACCCTTGCCAGTCAACAAGCTGGAACTTACCGACTGGCAATTGTTGCTGAGAACGCTACTGATTTACAGAAAAAACTCAAACAGGCGCTAGAGAAGATTGCTAAACCGGACTGTGAGCGTCTGCAAACCAGAAATGGTGTTTATTACGCTACACCTACTGTTAACTCTAAGGAGGGGAAAACTGCCTTCCTATTTCCTGGAGAAGGATCTCAATATGTCAATATGTTAGCTGACCTGTGCTTGTATTTTCCCAGCGTTCGTAGCTGGTTTGACATTTCAGATGCTACATTCACAGGACTTTGGGAAACGCTTCCCAGCCAGTTTGTATTTCCTCCACCAACTTGCCTGACTGGTGAGGAAAAACAAATGCTTTCTCAGGGGTTGTACAACATTGATGTAGCAACTGAAACCGTTTTCACGGCTGATATTGCTCTCTACCATTTATTAAGTCAATTTGGTATCAAACCTGATGTTATGGTAGGACACAGTACTGGCGAGTATGCAGCACTGTCAGCCAGCGGGACTATTCAAGCAGATAACTTGGATGACCAAATCAAGATCAAACGTAATCTTAATCAAATATATAAGGAACTGGAAGCGGCAAACACAGTTCCGCGAGGGGTTTTGTTAACAGTTGGCGCTCTAGATCCTCAAGTTGTAGAAAATCTATTGCAAAAATTTGAGGGAAAACTGTTTCTAGCAATGGATAATTGCCCTAATCAAAAAATACTATTTGGTGCGCCTGAAGTCATTACAGAAGTTGCCCAACAAGTTAAAGCTTGGGGAGGAATTTATCAAGAGCTACCCTTTGACCGAGCCTATCACACCCCTCTGTTTCTGGAAATGGGTAATGTTTTAGAGCGCTATTATGAGGATTTGCCCGTTGGAACTGCACATACACCACTTTATAGCTGTGCCAGCGTAGCCCCATTCCCAACTGAGGCTAATGCAATTAGAGAATTAGTAGCGAAACAGTGGTCAACTAGAGTGAGATTTTGCGAGATGATTGAGCGGCTTTATGAAGAAGGAATTCGTACCTTCATCGAAGTCGGACCTAGTAACAACCTCACTTCTTTTGTAGAAGATATTTTGCGTAAGCGAGAATTCTTAGCGATCGCCAGCAACAGTCAGCGAAAATCAGGACTTGAGCAATTATTATTGTTACTAGCCCAACTGTTCGTTAAAGGCACTAAACTTGACTGGAAACCTCTGTATCAATACCGAACCGCTGAACCAGTTGATTTGGATGCGTCTAATGTGGGAACGGTCAAACCAAAAAGTTCTCCTGTTCTGGATCTTCTGATGCCTAGAATGAGTTTGAGTTCAGAATTGATTGAGAAGGTAAGAAGCAAGTTAGATGAACCTGGATTGAACCAGTTGCAATTACCAACAGAAAATGAGTCTAATAATATGACTCTGAGTTCTCCTGCTCTAAATAGCATCTCTTTAGACAATTTTTCTCCAGTTTCAGAAACAAGAGTCACGACCCAGAGAGTTGCAGAAGAAATTGTTTCGCCAGGTTCTTCATTTACATCAGTGGCAGGTAGAACAACACCATTATCACCGGATGTACAGTTATCAGTAGTTGATCTCCACTTTGAACTAATGCAAGAATTTTTGGCAAATCAATCAAAAGTTTCTGAAGCTTTCTTTTCAAATTATTCTGATTCGACAGAAAATGAGGAAAGATAA
- a CDS encoding SDR family NAD(P)-dependent oxidoreductase, whose translation MEATHKPLPLIDIAEAKTLTGLHLITEDQLGVAAHLVEALQLYGITAAILTTSTLGKKENLAQVVSQLKESHGSVVGIIHLAGLTNIPMPTNFQEWCELADTQSKSLFHLLQLCANDLKQSQGQVLAASMLGGNFGRRSHCGPSLPLSGSSNGLLKTMMIEWPTVKAKSIDFAADTGAADIATSLVGELISQNKDVEIGYPQGQRTVFDAIISPLITNLEKDTLALPSQDWIVLCIGGSRGITSEIVSAMLVPGMTLILVGRSPKPIEEPSLIQGIEDIGILRRLLIQQAREEGQTPTPAQIEQQVKQLQRDRAIRDNLNLFKEAGANVEYYSVDVTDVGLFGALIDQVYERYGRIDAVVQGAGIIQDKLIIDKTTASFEQVFNTKVNSTFILSRYLCPESLKLMVIFASVAGRTGNRGQCDYAAANEVINRFAWWMHYEWPNTKVLSINWGPWDVTGMASEEVNRQFRERGVIPIPPAAGKQFFINELLYGNDNQVELITGFFEGEAPESTMAGGDDKLKQDSSRQTTQTQLLFPFIPTIPTIQPNGTVSLNQTISLSSHPYLQDHCLDGKPVLAAACAMELMAEFVQSAWPDWIVSEVRDLKVLRGIVLKSEKGHEIKLQARASTHTDGDTLQVAAEILDSDGAAHYRAFFVLRPQLEEVKEIEIPSLNINTGLNISTAYQNYCFHGPLFQLLTSIDRFNEQGMEAKVNTSAPAVWLNNSQLNKSWLFDPGLIDASLQMALIWTRIHGDMGGLPARFKRIIRYGEIPLKSNLRVELRVKLFNLTTMVFDAMFMDSSNRLYLRLEDMENTCSKALNRLTARE comes from the coding sequence ATGGAAGCGACACACAAACCACTACCGCTCATTGATATAGCTGAGGCTAAAACCTTAACAGGGCTACACTTAATCACCGAGGATCAATTGGGAGTAGCTGCTCATCTTGTAGAAGCACTCCAGTTATACGGGATTACAGCAGCAATTCTAACTACATCTACCCTAGGCAAGAAAGAAAATTTAGCTCAAGTTGTTTCCCAACTAAAAGAATCCCACGGATCAGTAGTGGGAATCATTCACCTTGCTGGCTTAACAAACATTCCAATGCCAACAAATTTTCAAGAGTGGTGTGAGTTGGCAGATACTCAGTCTAAGAGCTTGTTTCATTTATTACAATTGTGTGCAAATGACTTAAAACAATCTCAAGGCCAAGTCCTGGCTGCTTCTATGTTGGGAGGAAATTTTGGTCGCCGCAGTCATTGTGGTCCAAGTCTTCCTCTGAGCGGTAGTAGCAATGGACTGCTGAAAACCATGATGATTGAGTGGCCAACCGTCAAGGCGAAATCAATTGATTTTGCGGCTGACACTGGCGCTGCTGATATTGCGACCAGTCTTGTAGGAGAATTAATCAGCCAGAACAAGGATGTTGAAATTGGATATCCTCAAGGGCAACGCACAGTTTTTGATGCGATAATATCTCCTTTAATAACCAACTTAGAAAAAGACACTTTAGCTCTTCCTAGTCAAGACTGGATTGTGCTTTGTATTGGTGGATCTAGAGGGATTACATCTGAGATTGTTAGTGCAATGCTAGTTCCTGGTATGACACTAATTCTGGTAGGCCGATCTCCAAAGCCAATCGAAGAACCATCTCTGATTCAAGGAATTGAAGATATAGGTATTTTGCGCCGATTACTAATACAGCAAGCTAGAGAGGAAGGTCAAACACCAACACCTGCACAAATTGAACAACAGGTTAAGCAATTGCAGCGCGATCGCGCTATTCGTGATAACTTAAATCTCTTTAAAGAAGCAGGAGCTAATGTTGAATATTACTCTGTTGATGTAACCGATGTTGGCTTGTTTGGCGCTCTAATTGATCAAGTATATGAGCGCTATGGACGAATTGATGCTGTTGTCCAGGGTGCTGGTATTATTCAGGACAAACTGATTATTGATAAAACAACTGCGTCTTTTGAACAAGTTTTCAATACTAAAGTCAATAGCACCTTTATTCTCAGTCGTTATCTTTGTCCTGAATCTCTGAAGTTAATGGTTATTTTTGCCTCAGTTGCTGGTCGGACAGGCAATCGAGGGCAATGTGACTATGCAGCTGCTAACGAGGTCATCAATCGCTTTGCCTGGTGGATGCACTATGAGTGGCCGAATACTAAAGTTTTGTCAATCAATTGGGGTCCTTGGGACGTGACAGGAATGGCTTCTGAAGAAGTAAACCGTCAATTTAGAGAGCGAGGGGTGATTCCTATTCCTCCAGCAGCAGGAAAACAATTCTTTATCAATGAACTTCTTTATGGAAACGATAACCAAGTAGAATTAATCACAGGATTTTTTGAGGGGGAAGCACCTGAAAGCACAATGGCTGGTGGTGATGACAAGCTAAAGCAGGATTCAAGTAGACAAACAACACAAACACAATTGTTGTTTCCTTTTATCCCCACTATTCCTACCATTCAACCTAATGGAACTGTTAGTCTCAATCAGACCATTTCTTTGTCATCTCATCCATATCTTCAAGACCATTGCCTTGATGGTAAGCCAGTACTAGCTGCTGCCTGCGCGATGGAACTCATGGCCGAATTTGTTCAATCAGCTTGGCCAGATTGGATTGTCAGCGAAGTCCGTGACCTTAAAGTATTAAGAGGTATTGTCCTTAAATCAGAGAAAGGGCATGAAATTAAACTGCAAGCGCGTGCCTCTACTCATACAGATGGAGACACTCTGCAAGTAGCTGCAGAAATCTTAGATTCAGATGGTGCAGCTCATTACCGTGCCTTTTTTGTTCTTCGTCCACAACTGGAAGAAGTTAAGGAAATAGAGATTCCTTCTTTGAATATCAATACGGGATTAAACATTTCTACTGCTTACCAAAATTATTGCTTTCATGGACCGCTTTTTCAACTTCTGACATCGATAGACCGTTTTAATGAACAAGGTATGGAAGCAAAAGTTAACACAAGCGCACCTGCTGTTTGGTTGAATAATTCTCAACTTAATAAGAGCTGGTTGTTTGATCCAGGTCTTATTGATGCTTCCTTACAGATGGCATTAATATGGACTCGCATCCATGGCGATATGGGGGGATTACCTGCACGATTTAAACGTATCATTCGCTATGGAGAGATACCATTAAAGAGTAATTTGCGCGTAGAATTACGTGTCAAGCTTTTTAATCTCACTACTATGGTCTTTGATGCTATGTTTATGGACTCAAGCAACCGTCTTTATTTGCGGCTTGAGGACATGGAAAATACCTGTAGTAAAGCGCTCAACCGCCTAACAGCTAGAGAGTGA
- a CDS encoding replication restart DNA helicase PriA: MQVSQKIHCPNCGSSAERHYIAESQVTRTQCPNCDYLMITCTRTGKVIEAYAPGIYAKR, from the coding sequence ATGCAAGTTTCACAAAAGATTCACTGCCCAAACTGCGGTAGTTCAGCTGAACGTCACTATATTGCTGAGAGTCAAGTCACGCGGACACAATGCCCAAATTGTGACTATTTAATGATAACTTGCACTCGCACTGGTAAAGTAATTGAGGCTTATGCCCCTGGTATTTACGCTAAAAGATAG
- the rlmN gene encoding 23S rRNA (adenine(2503)-C(2))-methyltransferase RlmN yields MSATSFVSPVDSPNSAKSQFIPPLLGASVAELTVWVQQQGQPAYRGKQLHDWIYNQGVRSLADISVFPKNWRTQVADIPIGRSSLHYRSVAPDDTVKYLLKLADGEIVETVGIPSGKRLTVCVSTQVGCPMACDFCATGKGGYKRNLSCAEIVDQVLTVQEDFQERVSNVVFMGMGEPLLNTQNVISAIKSINQDVGIGARFLTVSTVGIRDRIRQLAEHHFQVTLAVSLHAPNQALREQLIPSAKPYPIEDLLDECREYVEITGRRVTFEYILLAGVNDLPEHALELSKRLRGFQSHVNLIPYNPIQEVDYKRPNRDRIQAFVNVLQQQNTAVSVRYSRGLEADAACGQLRTRKR; encoded by the coding sequence ATGTCTGCTACATCGTTTGTATCTCCGGTAGATTCACCCAACTCCGCAAAATCTCAATTTATTCCCCCCCTCCTCGGTGCTTCGGTAGCGGAGTTAACTGTTTGGGTGCAGCAACAGGGACAACCTGCTTATCGGGGAAAACAATTGCATGATTGGATTTATAATCAGGGAGTGCGATCGCTCGCTGATATTTCTGTCTTTCCTAAAAATTGGCGCACCCAAGTTGCAGATATCCCCATTGGCCGCTCATCTCTACATTACCGTTCCGTTGCCCCCGATGACACAGTCAAATACTTACTCAAGCTTGCAGATGGGGAAATTGTGGAAACCGTTGGTATTCCCAGCGGTAAGCGTTTAACAGTCTGTGTTTCTACTCAAGTCGGTTGTCCGATGGCTTGTGATTTCTGCGCTACTGGTAAAGGTGGTTATAAGCGTAATCTTAGCTGTGCGGAAATCGTTGATCAAGTTTTGACTGTGCAAGAAGATTTTCAGGAACGGGTAAGTAATGTGGTGTTTATGGGCATGGGTGAACCCTTGCTGAATACACAAAATGTCATCTCTGCAATCAAATCTATTAATCAAGATGTGGGTATAGGAGCGCGATTTCTGACTGTTTCTACTGTAGGCATCCGCGATCGCATTCGTCAATTAGCTGAACACCATTTTCAAGTCACTTTAGCTGTCAGTCTCCACGCACCAAATCAAGCATTACGTGAACAACTTATCCCTAGTGCTAAACCCTACCCCATAGAAGATTTACTAGATGAATGTCGAGAATATGTAGAAATTACTGGACGCAGAGTTACTTTTGAATACATTCTTTTAGCTGGGGTGAACGATTTACCAGAACACGCTTTAGAACTATCAAAACGTCTGCGAGGTTTTCAAAGTCATGTCAACTTGATTCCTTACAATCCCATTCAAGAAGTAGACTACAAAAGACCAAACCGCGATCGCATTCAAGCATTCGTTAACGTTCTCCAGCAGCAAAATACTGCTGTTAGTGTTCGTTATTCTCGCGGTTTAGAAGCCGATGCGGCTTGTGGACAATTGAGAACAAGGAAAAGGTGA